A genomic segment from Nitrospira sp. MA-1 encodes:
- a CDS encoding DUF1566 domain-containing protein: MFAQRLTLAGMGAAATLVVCLALPGVILAHNGPPENKPGQPIHDILPHIEIPNNKIYASTEPDAMGQCGGSKMRGQKFAGANRFVPVLYGVAFCDRETGLVWETSPSMKAFNWAGAISHCTTREVGGRKGWALPMREQLASLLDINSVLCLGGGLCLPDVHPFQNVQSANYWSASTTGGTPTFAWLVNYFLGGVFVIKLEGKGLAWCVRDGQSSDGQGLAAIVEPHHDHEVLEVMW; this comes from the coding sequence ATGTTTGCTCAACGATTAACCCTTGCGGGTATGGGGGCGGCGGCGACTCTAGTTGTGTGTCTGGCGCTGCCGGGAGTCATCTTGGCCCATAATGGACCACCAGAGAACAAACCGGGCCAGCCGATTCATGACATTCTCCCGCACATCGAAATCCCGAACAATAAGATATATGCCTCCACCGAACCTGACGCGATGGGGCAGTGTGGTGGATCAAAGATGAGGGGACAAAAATTCGCGGGTGCGAACCGGTTTGTCCCGGTCCTGTATGGCGTCGCGTTTTGTGACCGGGAAACGGGCCTCGTGTGGGAGACCTCCCCGTCGATGAAGGCCTTTAACTGGGCCGGAGCCATCAGCCATTGTACCACCCGCGAGGTGGGGGGACGAAAAGGCTGGGCATTGCCCATGCGGGAACAACTGGCGAGTCTGCTGGATATCAATTCGGTGCTGTGCCTAGGTGGGGGGCTCTGTTTGCCGGATGTCCATCCGTTTCAAAACGTGCAGTCGGCCAACTATTGGTCGGCGTCGACGACCGGGGGGACTCCCACGTTCGCCTGGCTCGTGAACTATTTCCTGGGCGGAGTATTCGTCATCAAGTTGGAGGGCAAAGGTCTCGCATGGTGTGTGCGGGATGGACAAAGCTCCGACGGGCAAGGACTAGCTGCGATTGTGGAACCCCACCATGACCATGAAGTGCTTGAAGTCATGTGGTAA
- a CDS encoding AbrB/MazE/SpoVT family DNA-binding domain-containing protein, with product MTEESGITYYEPLALGEGPRLTEKSYDDNMIDHELVRRLDMATTTISPKFQIVIPKDVREKLHLSPQQRLQVVEKGGVITLVPEVPLKNLKGALKGMSKAAIREKQDRL from the coding sequence ATGACAGAGGAAAGTGGGATTACCTATTACGAACCTCTGGCCCTCGGAGAAGGCCCACGCTTGACTGAAAAATCGTATGACGATAACATGATCGATCATGAATTGGTAAGGAGACTTGATATGGCCACAACCACGATTTCACCGAAATTTCAAATTGTGATTCCCAAGGACGTGCGGGAAAAACTTCACCTCAGTCCTCAGCAGCGTTTGCAGGTTGTAGAAAAGGGTGGAGTCATTACACTGGTGCCGGAAGTGCCGCTTAAAAATCTAAAGGGGGCACTAAAGGGCATGTCTAA